The proteins below are encoded in one region of Ferroplasma acidiphilum:
- a CDS encoding cobyric acid synthase, with the protein MVKMIQVLGTSSDSGKSTLAMSLCYYFSRKGYRVAPFKAVNMSLNSISLKDSSEISRAQWLQAIAAGAEPSKYMNPFLIKPEGMGKSQIVVEGKSIGSMKIEEYYSYLKNNAEAIIKGAIDRLSGEYDIIISEGAGSAAEINMQDRDFANSYVSSMYGTPAILISDIEKGGVFASLYGTVKLMPDSNLVKYLVINRMRGNSDMLSPGILKLEELTGKKVIGVIPYSGISLPGEDSLNYNKPAIQNHRICIIKYPHMEVYSDFDPFYLLNIGFTFVDKDNIDALDRCDVIILPGSKLVGEDLHYMEKYGIASKLISLQATKTIIGICGGYQMLGKRVIDNDNVESGEREIKCLEILDIDTEFKNKKITGAVNYTLNDKIFPGGIHGEGYEIHYGSIVRNMEPPLAYIDGKPEGSVRGNIYGTNIHGIFENRALLNRLLNIESGDYRKTMIKNIAATSKLFTGNMNMELLEDLIL; encoded by the coding sequence ATGGTTAAAATGATACAGGTTCTCGGAACCTCCTCTGATTCAGGGAAAAGCACACTGGCTATGTCCCTGTGTTATTATTTCTCCAGAAAAGGCTATAGAGTTGCACCGTTTAAGGCAGTAAATATGTCCCTGAACTCCATATCTTTAAAGGATTCTTCTGAAATATCAAGGGCCCAGTGGCTTCAGGCTATTGCTGCGGGTGCAGAGCCTTCTAAATATATGAATCCGTTTCTTATAAAACCGGAAGGAATGGGAAAATCACAGATTGTAGTAGAAGGGAAATCTATAGGAAGCATGAAAATAGAAGAGTATTACAGTTACCTGAAAAATAATGCTGAAGCAATAATAAAGGGTGCAATAGATAGGCTTTCCGGTGAATATGACATTATAATATCTGAAGGTGCAGGTTCAGCTGCAGAGATAAATATGCAGGATCGTGATTTTGCAAATTCATATGTTTCCAGTATGTACGGTACCCCTGCAATTCTAATTTCAGATATTGAGAAGGGAGGCGTCTTTGCATCCCTTTATGGCACTGTAAAACTCATGCCTGATAGTAATCTTGTAAAATACCTGGTAATAAACAGGATGAGGGGAAATTCTGATATGCTTTCTCCAGGAATATTAAAGCTGGAGGAACTGACAGGAAAGAAGGTTATTGGGGTTATCCCATATTCTGGTATTTCCCTTCCAGGTGAAGATTCATTGAATTATAATAAGCCGGCTATACAGAACCATAGAATCTGCATAATAAAATATCCACATATGGAAGTTTACAGCGATTTTGACCCATTTTACCTGCTCAATATTGGATTCACATTCGTGGATAAGGACAACATTGATGCACTGGACAGATGCGATGTTATAATATTGCCAGGATCAAAACTTGTGGGTGAGGATCTTCATTATATGGAAAAATATGGGATAGCCAGCAAATTGATATCACTTCAGGCAACGAAAACAATAATTGGCATATGTGGCGGGTATCAGATGCTGGGCAAGCGGGTCATAGATAATGATAATGTGGAATCCGGGGAAAGGGAAATAAAATGCCTGGAAATACTGGATATAGATACAGAATTTAAAAATAAAAAGATTACAGGTGCTGTGAACTACACCCTGAATGATAAGATTTTTCCAGGTGGAATTCATGGAGAAGGTTACGAAATACATTATGGGTCAATAGTGAGGAATATGGAGCCGCCCCTGGCATACATTGATGGAAAGCCTGAGGGGTCTGTGCGTGGAAATATATATGGGACAAACATACACGGAATATTTGAGAATAGGGCATTACTGAATCG
- a CDS encoding sugar phosphate nucleotidyltransferase: protein MSIKAVVMAGGKGTRLRPITYSIPKPVVPIAGKPCMLYLLDSYYNAGIKDVIITTGYKFSSLITSIIENRHNDQAILFSVEKEPAGTAGSVKMVSNFIDDTLIVGSGDILSDFNISDIINFHKKNKAMVTIVLTEVEDPRQFGIVEMENNRIVRFLEKPDRDQTFSHIASTGIYVIEPEILDYITTMPYDFAKDLFPELMKRNIDIYGYMGKGVWLDTGRPNDLITANQIMVEKYGKLSDGDLIKGKNIILDMAGIHNTGIEKCYIGRNIKAGDNVHIKDSALYDNENIGNNVEITNSLLMDNVTVRENTKIRNSVIMRNCVIGENSEIVDSIIAPDMDLRGKSRIYNVSLASKVIEDEM, encoded by the coding sequence ATGAGTATTAAAGCTGTTGTTATGGCAGGCGGGAAGGGTACCCGCTTAAGGCCTATAACATATTCAATTCCAAAGCCTGTAGTTCCAATTGCTGGCAAACCATGCATGCTGTATTTGCTGGACTCTTATTACAATGCCGGAATAAAAGATGTTATAATCACAACAGGATATAAATTCAGTTCGCTGATAACAAGCATTATAGAAAACAGGCATAATGACCAGGCTATACTCTTCTCAGTAGAGAAAGAACCCGCAGGAACAGCTGGAAGCGTAAAAATGGTCTCAAATTTTATAGATGATACTTTAATTGTTGGAAGCGGAGACATACTTTCTGATTTTAATATTTCAGATATAATAAATTTTCATAAAAAAAATAAGGCAATGGTAACAATAGTCTTAACTGAAGTAGAAGATCCGAGGCAATTTGGAATAGTGGAAATGGAAAATAACAGGATTGTTAGATTTTTGGAAAAACCGGACAGGGACCAGACATTTTCCCATATTGCCAGTACGGGAATTTACGTTATAGAACCGGAAATTCTGGATTATATAACAACAATGCCCTATGATTTTGCCAAGGACCTGTTTCCGGAACTTATGAAGAGAAACATAGATATATATGGTTATATGGGAAAGGGTGTGTGGCTTGATACTGGAAGGCCTAATGACCTTATAACTGCAAACCAGATTATGGTGGAGAAATATGGCAAATTAAGCGATGGGGATTTGATAAAAGGGAAGAATATAATACTTGATATGGCAGGAATCCATAATACCGGGATAGAGAAATGTTATATAGGAAGAAACATAAAGGCAGGTGATAATGTTCACATCAAAGATTCAGCCCTTTATGATAACGAAAATATTGGAAATAATGTTGAAATAACAAATTCTCTGTTGATGGATAATGTTACTGTCAGGGAAAATACCAAAATCAGGAATTCTGTGATAATGAGAAATTGTGTAATAGGTGAAAACTCGGAAATCGTGGACAGCATAATTGCTCCGGATATGGATTTACGTGGAAAATCGAGAATATATAATGTTTCACTTGCATCCAAAGTTATAGAAGATGAAATGTAA
- a CDS encoding aminotransferase class I/II-fold pyridoxal phosphate-dependent enzyme, translating into MHGGNIYDFARENQASLSSILDFSASISDFNRIKNFIIKKEYIENYPETNLAAYKKILASNEFNPANISLVSGLTAFIHTFLASIKGNVIIISPSFTEYLKPQIEGKRIIIPFNVLNGHPEILSNFNFEALFLVYPDSPTGQLMSSSSIYTIIEIAMKKNSTVFLDESFIWFVNDREIIERELIEKYNNVIIGRSMTKILSIPGLRLGYIASNSTTIHNIEEKLEPWRINQAALAYIDGNIQDLSNVARSTETERNYLIKSLKNMGFRTVGKPRANYITFQLPGNIDGPQLKAYLAGKNIMIRLLDDYNEFGSNYMRISVKKRVKNKVLINALSYYTGDIHG; encoded by the coding sequence ATGCATGGTGGCAACATATACGACTTTGCCCGGGAAAATCAGGCAAGTTTGTCCAGTATACTGGATTTCTCAGCCAGTATAAGTGATTTTAACAGGATTAAAAATTTTATTATAAAAAAAGAATATATAGAAAACTATCCGGAGACAAACCTGGCTGCGTATAAAAAGATCCTGGCGAGCAATGAGTTTAATCCGGCTAATATTTCTCTGGTTTCAGGGCTTACAGCATTCATTCATACTTTCCTGGCATCAATTAAAGGCAATGTAATTATTATTTCTCCTTCCTTTACAGAATATCTGAAACCTCAAATTGAGGGAAAGAGAATAATTATTCCCTTTAATGTTCTAAATGGCCATCCTGAGATTTTAAGTAATTTCAATTTTGAAGCGTTATTTCTTGTATATCCTGATAGCCCTACCGGTCAGTTGATGAGTTCCAGCAGCATTTATACTATAATAGAAATTGCAATGAAGAAAAATTCAACAGTATTTCTGGATGAGTCATTCATATGGTTTGTAAATGATAGGGAAATAATAGAAAGAGAATTAATTGAAAAATATAACAATGTTATAATCGGCAGGTCCATGACAAAAATACTTTCCATTCCGGGATTAAGGCTAGGGTATATTGCATCTAACAGTACAACAATACACAATATTGAAGAGAAGCTTGAACCCTGGAGAATCAATCAGGCAGCCCTTGCATATATAGATGGGAACATACAGGATTTAAGCAATGTGGCCAGGAGCACAGAAACAGAAAGAAATTATCTTATAAAATCTCTTAAAAATATGGGTTTCCGTACTGTAGGGAAGCCAAGGGCAAACTACATAACATTTCAATTGCCAGGCAATATTGATGGCCCCCAGCTTAAAGCCTATCTAGCAGGTAAAAATATAATGATAAGGCTACTGGATGATTACAATGAGTTCGGAAGCAACTATATGAGAATAAGTGTAAAAAAAAGGGTTAAAAATAAAGTTTTAATTAACGCCTTAAGTTATTATACCGGTGACATACATGGTTAA
- a CDS encoding ABC transporter substrate-binding protein → MPDPETYPKKPRSTRKKWYAVIIVLVLIISSLGVLSLLHPESKSPDISVDTAPNYLKTGSNYTISLKANEPYKTLTIFWGDGNSTALNYTQETVSVSHMYDSPGIYYIYYIANFTSGPEEFNTYIPVYVESAGTGNRTAEGTLTILKSSISPVVANSNIYSNNTTIGMNISNAGNPSNSTFTIVNQTLYVYKNGGLNKTLSPGNNDTLTVNTGYYMLKLSTITGNKAGTNYTTYYYMDIPVNPAAKLYINTVNNSIVMDSLTPYANLNPQEAYTTSELEILGNIEETLVGNGSSGYFPEIAASLPSPHGKSYTFNISSKAKFSTGQPVTAYDVYYSLVMDLLLENKEPQTPGWLLAQYLLPGNYHSTDNYTNIKNAIAYNNSTQTVTLNFTAKLQPDTVFSILSSPGTFISSYSYLVQNGENLTLSPAGVRAFENSNKTYAMSGAISDGPYMILSSVPGEYITMVRNPFFIGNANNSVPTINSVTIDYISQYSSIYQDLRFNTSQLAIFPDTYPYTSYLTTVKPYNNSYNVSTIYDFNANVNKTILGKYTDQVNFPANLFSNITVREAFMEAYPGNNLTSAEALWKSFISNTTTSSRFHIDPSGKYNNKPLEIPIFAMPLVSGPNLSQFAANLKEMTNNSSSFSIVTEPVSFFNEYTYSGLNPMPIYETITAENMNLSAYYSYLGSTMNYTHAYNNGFSNYSFAASHMNQSIIMSQLNSNISSLVMNYNQTNLNKTKSLMNSLYLYINTSRSINTKLYLQNYITAGNGTFDSQGIVIFNRLSM, encoded by the coding sequence ATGCCAGATCCCGAGACTTATCCAAAAAAACCAAGGTCTACAAGAAAAAAATGGTATGCTGTAATTATAGTTCTCGTACTTATAATATCATCATTAGGGGTCCTTTCTCTATTACACCCTGAATCTAAATCTCCTGATATTTCTGTGGATACCGCTCCAAATTATCTGAAAACCGGGAGTAACTATACCATATCACTGAAAGCAAATGAGCCCTATAAAACGCTGACAATTTTCTGGGGAGACGGCAACAGTACAGCATTAAATTATACACAGGAAACAGTATCAGTATCGCACATGTATGATAGTCCTGGCATATACTATATATACTACATAGCAAATTTTACATCAGGGCCGGAGGAATTCAACACATACATCCCTGTTTATGTTGAAAGTGCAGGCACCGGCAATAGAACGGCGGAAGGGACACTCACAATCCTGAAAAGCTCTATTTCTCCTGTAGTCGCAAACTCTAATATATATAGCAATAACACAACTATAGGAATGAATATCAGCAATGCAGGAAACCCCTCAAATTCAACATTTACAATAGTAAACCAGACATTGTATGTTTATAAAAATGGGGGTTTAAATAAAACACTTTCTCCTGGAAATAATGACACACTTACAGTTAATACCGGATATTATATGCTAAAACTTTCAACTATTACAGGCAATAAGGCCGGAACAAATTATACAACTTATTATTACATGGATATTCCGGTAAATCCAGCCGCGAAACTATATATTAATACCGTTAACAATTCAATAGTGATGGATAGCCTTACGCCATACGCAAATCTTAATCCCCAGGAAGCTTATACAACATCTGAACTTGAAATACTTGGCAATATAGAGGAAACCCTTGTGGGAAATGGCAGTTCCGGGTACTTCCCTGAAATTGCTGCTTCCCTCCCATCCCCACATGGGAAGAGCTATACTTTCAATATAAGCAGCAAGGCTAAATTTTCTACAGGGCAACCGGTAACTGCTTACGATGTTTATTATTCACTTGTTATGGACCTCCTTCTGGAAAATAAAGAGCCACAGACCCCTGGATGGCTACTTGCCCAGTATCTCTTGCCTGGGAATTACCATAGCACAGATAATTATACAAATATAAAGAATGCAATAGCATATAATAATTCCACACAGACTGTCACCCTGAATTTTACAGCAAAACTTCAACCAGATACAGTATTCAGCATACTTTCTTCTCCCGGGACATTTATATCTTCATATTCTTATTTAGTGCAGAACGGTGAAAATTTAACATTGTCGCCAGCAGGGGTTAGGGCGTTTGAGAACAGCAATAAAACATATGCAATGTCGGGTGCCATTTCAGATGGTCCCTATATGATATTATCTTCAGTTCCGGGTGAATACATCACAATGGTAAGAAACCCGTTTTTCATTGGAAATGCCAATAACAGCGTTCCTACAATAAATTCAGTTACAATTGATTACATAAGCCAGTATTCATCTATTTATCAGGATTTAAGATTTAATACTTCCCAGCTGGCTATTTTCCCTGATACATATCCATATACTTCATATTTAACAACTGTTAAACCATATAATAATTCCTATAACGTTTCAACCATATACGACTTTAATGCCAATGTAAATAAAACTATTCTGGGAAAATATACAGACCAGGTAAATTTCCCCGCAAACTTATTTTCTAACATAACTGTCAGAGAGGCTTTCATGGAAGCCTATCCTGGAAATAATTTAACATCCGCGGAGGCTTTGTGGAAGTCATTTATTAGCAATACAACTACCTCGAGCAGGTTCCATATTGATCCCTCCGGGAAGTATAATAACAAACCGCTGGAGATCCCTATATTTGCCATGCCGCTGGTTTCCGGTCCAAATCTGTCCCAATTTGCCGCGAACCTTAAGGAAATGACAAATAATAGCTCCAGTTTTTCCATTGTTACAGAGCCAGTGTCGTTCTTCAATGAATACACATATTCAGGATTGAACCCTATGCCTATATATGAAACTATAACTGCAGAAAACATGAATTTATCCGCATATTATAGTTACCTGGGCAGCACTATGAACTATACCCACGCCTACAATAATGGATTCAGCAATTATTCATTTGCTGCAAGCCATATGAACCAGTCAATTATTATGAGCCAGTTAAATTCCAATATATCCAGCTTAGTTATGAATTATAACCAGACCAATCTCAATAAAACAAAATCACTTATGAACAGCCTTTATCTGTACATAAATACCTCCAGGAGCATAAATACGAAGCTTTACCTGCAAAATTATATAACTGCCGGGAACGGCACATTCGATAGCCAGGGAATTGTTATTTTCAACAGGCTTTCGATGTAG
- a CDS encoding coiled-coil protein yields MTDLLEDFETKKEAIRDEVELHIKKRDEANAEAQKYAKIRDELNQKTHEMREHAKEKIAEKNELIEKIKTLRDEKEVHYKNLSELKKQLREYRSSLGTNIDIKDIKAKEKELQYLERRQQTTELKKDEENKIIVEIRRLNNEIKKSKTLREQELLKNGDVKELTDKINEERTVGEEYKKEIEDLSNRISQLSDEINDELQKLDEVRKVADENHETFIKYSQESEAEHAAFLKAKIELKDMEKAIYSIRNKSKVTKRKEKESELQEKASELYEKFKAGEQLTTEDLLILQKAGFL; encoded by the coding sequence ATGACAGACCTTTTGGAAGATTTTGAGACAAAAAAAGAGGCAATCAGAGATGAAGTAGAACTCCATATTAAAAAGCGAGATGAAGCCAATGCAGAAGCCCAGAAGTACGCGAAGATCCGTGATGAGTTAAATCAGAAAACCCACGAAATGCGTGAACACGCAAAGGAAAAAATCGCTGAAAAAAATGAGTTAATTGAGAAAATTAAAACTTTGAGGGACGAAAAGGAAGTTCATTACAAAAATCTTTCTGAATTGAAAAAGCAGCTACGTGAGTACAGGTCAAGCCTTGGTACCAATATTGATATTAAGGACATTAAAGCTAAAGAGAAAGAGTTGCAGTACCTTGAGAGAAGGCAGCAGACAACCGAGTTGAAAAAGGACGAAGAAAATAAAATCATTGTTGAAATAAGAAGGTTAAACAATGAAATAAAAAAGTCAAAAACACTCAGGGAGCAGGAACTTTTAAAGAATGGCGATGTAAAGGAACTTACTGACAAGATCAATGAAGAAAGGACTGTAGGAGAAGAATATAAAAAGGAAATAGAAGATCTGTCAAACAGGATCTCACAGCTCAGTGATGAAATTAACGATGAACTCCAAAAGCTTGATGAGGTTCGCAAGGTCGCTGACGAGAATCACGAAACATTTATTAAATATAGCCAGGAGTCCGAAGCAGAACACGCAGCTTTCCTGAAGGCAAAAATAGAGCTCAAGGACATGGAGAAGGCTATATATTCCATAAGGAATAAATCCAAGGTCACAAAGAGAAAGGAAAAGGAATCTGAACTCCAGGAAAAGGCTTCTGAACTTTATGAGAAATTCAAGGCCGGAGAGCAGCTAACTACCGAGGACCTTTTAATATTGCAGAAGGCAGGTTTCCTTTAA
- a CDS encoding TIGR00304 family membrane protein has protein sequence MQHTTEHEKEEKESHFGGFLMIGPIPVIFGNDKKMVYISIAVAIFIIALYLSFTFHLL, from the coding sequence ATGCAACACACTACAGAACATGAAAAAGAGGAAAAGGAATCACATTTTGGCGGTTTCCTGATGATAGGCCCGATTCCTGTAATATTCGGAAATGATAAAAAGATGGTTTATATATCAATTGCCGTGGCAATATTCATCATAGCATTATACCTATCATTTACATTTCATCTTCTATAA
- a CDS encoding IS5-like element ISFac2 family transposase: protein MTPQINNKINRSIKRYWIGSNRRWEKYNESLVDRVEYLTDLSFIKDYDTLLEEKNSGKIGHPYKVPDALIMYLARLRSIFNVPFRSLEGILRSLAIITGIKSISYSEIFRRIRRIKPELNNINNKLDCIIDSTGYKITIRGDYLGHKWHKKRKGWLKLHVIISLKDVNVLSFTITDEHTHDSKAARKLLSKMKNNILRIFGDRGYDSKYIYNMFGYNAVIPPRKNASTKSRGSSTRAKIVRFIKKNSMEQWKENNSYGKRWIVEIYFSGLKRVMTEVIKAKKIEYIIQELALKVVNYNIMRGMTHAY, encoded by the coding sequence TTGACACCACAAATCAATAATAAAATAAATAGAAGTATAAAAAGATACTGGATTGGTTCCAACAGAAGATGGGAAAAGTATAATGAATCACTTGTAGACAGGGTGGAATACCTTACAGATCTGTCATTTATAAAGGATTATGATACTCTATTAGAGGAAAAGAATAGTGGAAAAATAGGCCATCCATACAAAGTACCCGATGCATTGATAATGTATTTAGCGAGATTAAGATCTATATTTAATGTACCGTTCAGGTCACTTGAAGGGATATTGAGATCCTTAGCGATTATAACAGGAATAAAATCAATATCATACAGTGAAATATTCAGGAGGATAAGGAGAATTAAGCCTGAATTGAATAATATTAACAATAAACTGGATTGCATTATAGATTCTACTGGATATAAAATAACAATAAGGGGAGATTACTTAGGCCATAAATGGCATAAGAAAAGGAAGGGGTGGCTCAAATTACATGTAATAATATCATTGAAGGATGTTAATGTATTATCATTCACTATAACAGATGAGCATACACATGATTCTAAAGCTGCTAGAAAACTATTGAGTAAAATGAAAAATAATATTCTAAGAATATTTGGGGATAGGGGATATGATTCAAAATATATCTACAATATGTTCGGATATAATGCAGTAATACCCCCCAGGAAAAATGCCTCTACTAAATCCAGAGGTTCATCCACAAGGGCCAAGATTGTAAGATTTATAAAAAAGAATTCCATGGAACAGTGGAAGGAGAATAATAGCTATGGTAAAAGGTGGATTGTAGAAATATATTTTTCAGGATTAAAAAGAGTAATGACAGAGGTTATTAAAGCTAAGAAAATAGAGTATATTATACAGGAATTAGCTCTTAAGGTTGTTAATTACAATATTATGAGGGGGATGACACATGCCTATTAA